The Candidatus Bathyarchaeota archaeon genome includes a region encoding these proteins:
- a CDS encoding chromate resistance protein: MKWVTREHVHVDRVACPWLIKRFIDPNAEFKFVPWPGTELKPEDGTPFDIPGVELGHHDNKCSFETIIEKYDLKDPALLELAKIVHSADISADRDKVPEAAGLDAIATGAMYIVKDDYEALEKGFFVYDALYAYCQLKLLREQYKAQLEKMSRKERFEFLKSKIKSHG, translated from the coding sequence ATGAAGTGGGTAACTCGTGAGCATGTCCATGTAGACCGAGTTGCATGCCCATGGTTGATAAAGAGGTTTATAGACCCCAACGCAGAATTCAAGTTTGTTCCCTGGCCGGGAACAGAGCTAAAACCAGAAGATGGAACCCCATTTGACATACCAGGCGTTGAGCTTGGCCACCACGATAACAAGTGCAGTTTCGAAACAATAATAGAAAAATACGACTTGAAAGATCCGGCTCTACTTGAACTTGCAAAAATAGTTCACTCAGCCGACATAAGTGCGGATAGGGATAAAGTCCCAGAAGCAGCTGGACTAGACGCCATTGCGACCGGAGCCATGTACATTGTAAAAGACGACTACGAAGCCTTAGAGAAAGGATTCTTTGTCTATGATGCACTTTACGCCTATTGCCAGCTCAAGCTACTTCGTGAACAATACAAGGCCCAGCTGGAAAAAATGAGTCGAAAAGAACGTTTTGAATTCTTAAAATCGAAGATAAAGAGCCATGGCTGA
- a CDS encoding class I SAM-dependent methyltransferase: MAEWNHILKRKDYSPEKPAELVVNLMPVLKKKNAKRILDLGCGAGRHVIYLTERRFEVYGVDLSEVGIKITKERIKKRKLEAGLIKADMKSIPYIDSCFDAVICINTIYHQRKMEIQKTISEIYRVLRDNGLFLANFHSEKSSRYGKGIKVEEDTFMDEIGPEKGILHHFVDEKELRRLLKDFRKIDLKTVEEKVNNYLRSRIIVTAEK; the protein is encoded by the coding sequence ATGGCTGAGTGGAACCATATACTTAAACGAAAAGATTATTCGCCGGAAAAACCTGCTGAACTAGTTGTTAATCTAATGCCTGTTCTAAAGAAGAAAAATGCAAAACGAATTCTCGATTTAGGATGCGGAGCTGGAAGACACGTAATATATCTAACTGAAAGGAGATTTGAAGTTTATGGAGTAGATCTTTCTGAAGTAGGGATAAAAATAACAAAGGAAAGAATTAAAAAACGGAAATTAGAAGCTGGATTAATTAAAGCCGACATGAAATCAATTCCATACATTGACTCGTGCTTTGACGCAGTCATATGCATAAACACTATATATCATCAGAGAAAAATGGAAATTCAGAAGACAATCTCCGAGATATACAGAGTTTTAAGGGATAACGGCTTATTTCTCGCAAATTTTCACTCAGAGAAGAGTAGTAGATATGGAAAAGGAATAAAAGTTGAAGAAGACACTTTCATGGATGAGATTGGCCCAGAAAAAGGGATTCTTCACCACTTTGTCGATGAAAAAGAATTGAGAAGACTTTTGAAAGATTTTAGAAAAATTGATCTTAAAACGGTGGAGGAGAAAGTGAATAATTATTTGAGAAGCCGCATAATTGTTACTGCGGAGAAGTAA
- the pstB gene encoding phosphate ABC transporter ATP-binding protein, whose amino-acid sequence MKAKIEVENLNVWYGDSHVLKNLSMKVPEGKVTAIIGPSGCGKSTFLMTLNRLIDLVNGARVKGKVLLDGKNIYNPGIDLTELRKRVGMVFQKPNPLPKSIYENVAYGPRIHGVKDRKILDRIVEKCLRVVGLWDDVKDRLHDSAFELSVGQQQRLCIARALAVKPEVLLMDEPCSALDPTTTRKIEELIRTLKTNYTVVVVTHNMQQATRISDYTAFLYLGKLIEHGPTQKIFTNPKNKLTKDYVNGRFS is encoded by the coding sequence ATGAAAGCTAAAATAGAGGTCGAAAATCTGAACGTCTGGTACGGAGACAGCCACGTTCTAAAGAACTTAAGCATGAAAGTTCCGGAAGGGAAGGTTACAGCCATTATTGGACCCTCTGGTTGCGGAAAATCAACCTTCCTCATGACTTTAAACCGCCTTATAGATTTAGTTAACGGGGCACGTGTTAAAGGAAAGGTTCTGCTTGATGGGAAAAACATTTACAACCCGGGAATAGACCTCACAGAGTTAAGGAAACGAGTTGGCATGGTTTTCCAAAAGCCAAACCCTCTCCCAAAATCAATTTACGAAAACGTTGCATACGGACCAAGAATACATGGAGTGAAGGACAGAAAGATTTTAGATAGAATCGTGGAGAAATGTTTACGTGTAGTCGGATTATGGGACGATGTAAAGGACCGACTTCACGATTCTGCGTTCGAGTTATCAGTTGGCCAACAACAAAGACTATGCATAGCAAGAGCATTAGCCGTAAAGCCAGAAGTACTACTAATGGATGAACCATGCTCAGCGCTGGATCCAACGACAACCAGAAAAATCGAAGAACTAATTCGAACACTGAAAACCAACTACACGGTAGTTGTGGTAACGCATAACATGCAGCAAGCAACCCGCATTTCCGACTACACAGCATTCCTATACCTAGGAAAGCTCATAGAACATGGACCCACACAGAAAATATTCACAAACCCGAAAAACAAATTAACCAAAGACTATGTCAACGGAAGATTTAGTTAG
- a CDS encoding AAA family ATPase: MDDYFGNEVEIINGKKWDWKNFKSTRGFPVSNNLLDWVVGQEQALKECYLCLEEWVHKLKCLQKEKWFENWKDPNKEKPKATKMVPPGPYLLLLGEPGTGKSLIGRALAEYLTKLYKKHHIQLQDVVCWPNKVIPSEPKISCHPAGEGKKIVLKEKLKHAKKIFLQKLGIKVLTYFLITIAILFIGAGFFFLWQEKIKWDTNAVGPFGPVQEVYKGNFFKYMIDAFVSIGATTFLPAGMMLIFLVLVVVLGRFGMFGGAKGIGGARALEDVPKLIVDNSSRVAPFVDATGHRSAQLFGSIAWDPLQTGGLGTPEHQRVTAGDVHRAHLGILYIDEIKNLSPEEAITLLTVLEDGQLPITMRSKWHDVGTAAMAVATEPVPCMCFLVGAGNFDSISQIHPALMDRFYGYGKVVKMNEDMPNTVENRRKYVQFIAQEVKRFHLIPFSREACEEIINEGRRRSGKKDALTTRFRPLVSIIKTAATLAMLEGAKLVKRKHVKEAIEKHCKTIQRQILEHQMQERGKFLEIKPYGAKIGQIYGLGVVMDPYSGEMTGNVLIVKGILEKRKKGNRNLQGYYKVTGIAKKGKEKFISDSIAKVRSVILHKYGVDIAQEYFTHIDFAQSYGVDGPSAGVTMAILLCSLIEGKPIRQDVAVTGEINIGVDDSIQVTAVGGVHEKIKAAEMWGFKKVIIPAKNYQYSIDPEDYKIEVIPAKTLEDYLRECLVQEKPIQIATRRSKRKF; the protein is encoded by the coding sequence ATGGACGACTATTTTGGAAACGAAGTAGAGATAATTAATGGGAAAAAGTGGGATTGGAAAAACTTTAAGTCAACGAGGGGGTTTCCCGTCTCCAACAACCTTTTAGACTGGGTTGTAGGCCAAGAACAAGCCTTAAAGGAATGTTATCTCTGCCTTGAAGAATGGGTTCACAAGCTTAAATGTTTACAAAAGGAAAAATGGTTTGAAAACTGGAAAGACCCCAACAAAGAAAAGCCAAAAGCAACCAAGATGGTTCCACCGGGCCCATACCTACTTCTATTAGGAGAACCAGGAACAGGAAAATCTCTAATTGGAAGAGCCCTCGCCGAATACTTGACCAAATTATACAAGAAACATCATATTCAACTTCAAGACGTCGTATGTTGGCCAAACAAGGTTATCCCAAGCGAACCGAAAATATCGTGCCATCCAGCAGGAGAAGGAAAAAAGATAGTTCTAAAGGAAAAACTTAAACACGCAAAAAAGATTTTCCTACAAAAACTAGGAATCAAAGTGTTAACCTACTTCCTGATAACGATAGCAATACTGTTCATCGGAGCTGGCTTCTTCTTCCTCTGGCAGGAAAAAATAAAATGGGACACAAATGCCGTGGGTCCATTTGGTCCAGTTCAAGAGGTTTACAAAGGAAACTTCTTTAAGTACATGATTGACGCGTTTGTATCAATAGGTGCTACAACATTTCTACCGGCTGGTATGATGCTAATCTTCCTAGTCCTAGTAGTTGTTCTTGGAAGATTCGGAATGTTCGGAGGAGCAAAGGGAATAGGGGGAGCAAGAGCCCTAGAAGACGTCCCAAAACTTATAGTTGACAACTCCAGCAGAGTGGCTCCCTTCGTTGATGCAACTGGCCACCGTTCAGCTCAGCTTTTCGGAAGCATAGCATGGGATCCGCTGCAGACAGGTGGACTTGGGACGCCGGAACACCAAAGAGTAACAGCTGGCGACGTTCATAGGGCGCATTTGGGCATACTTTATATTGATGAGATAAAGAATCTAAGCCCGGAAGAGGCAATTACGCTTTTGACAGTTCTGGAGGATGGGCAGCTTCCAATTACTATGCGTAGTAAATGGCATGATGTGGGTACAGCAGCTATGGCTGTGGCAACTGAGCCAGTACCATGTATGTGCTTCCTAGTGGGGGCTGGAAACTTTGACAGTATAAGCCAGATACATCCGGCTTTGATGGATAGATTTTACGGTTATGGAAAAGTCGTGAAAATGAATGAGGATATGCCGAACACCGTTGAAAACCGCCGAAAATACGTGCAGTTTATAGCCCAAGAAGTAAAACGTTTCCACCTTATCCCATTTAGCAGAGAGGCATGCGAAGAAATAATAAACGAAGGAAGGAGAAGAAGCGGAAAGAAGGACGCATTGACAACAAGGTTTAGACCTCTAGTTTCAATAATAAAGACAGCCGCAACCCTTGCCATGCTGGAAGGAGCAAAACTAGTTAAAAGAAAACATGTAAAGGAAGCCATAGAAAAACACTGCAAAACAATCCAGAGGCAGATACTGGAACATCAAATGCAAGAAAGAGGAAAATTCTTGGAAATAAAACCATACGGAGCAAAAATAGGCCAAATATACGGGTTAGGAGTAGTAATGGACCCATACAGTGGAGAAATGACCGGAAATGTGTTAATAGTTAAAGGAATTCTGGAAAAAAGAAAAAAGGGAAACAGAAATCTCCAGGGATACTACAAAGTAACTGGAATAGCAAAAAAGGGGAAGGAGAAATTCATAAGCGACAGCATAGCCAAAGTGAGAAGCGTAATCCTGCATAAGTACGGAGTTGACATAGCGCAAGAATATTTTACGCATATAGACTTCGCTCAATCATACGGAGTTGACGGCCCAAGCGCAGGAGTAACAATGGCTATACTGTTATGCTCCCTAATAGAAGGGAAACCTATACGACAAGATGTGGCTGTAACCGGAGAAATAAACATAGGAGTTGACGATTCAATTCAAGTAACAGCAGTAGGCGGAGTGCACGAAAAAATCAAAGCCGCAGAAATGTGGGGCTTCAAAAAAGTCATAATCCCAGCGAAAAATTACCAGTATTCAATAGATCCAGAAGACTATAAGATAGAGGTAATTCCGGCGAAAACTCTTGAGGACTACCTAAGAGAATGCCTCGTACAGGAAAAACCCATTCAGATAGCAACCCGCAGAAGCAAGAGGAAATTTTAA
- the pstC gene encoding phosphate ABC transporter permease subunit PstC, translating into MRLGKPNFLCFKDKAEIILFTVASASVLILFLITVFVFEEGVPAFMNMGLSNFLFGQRWAPYYKSFGAFPLLYGSLMIVFGSLVISVPLGIFTALFLAEYVPRWLGDLLKPIIELLAAIPSIVYGFFGFVFLAPRIMEFFDLSVGKTALTASVILSIMTVPTIVSISSEVISSVPKEYRKASFALGATKWQTLKSVVLPTAKPGIVASILLAFGRAIGETVAVLMVCGCVPKIPSPPWNYFESVHTLTAAIALEMGEVPWESLHYHALFGLGAILFTITFIVNTVADFIMKKAPKGAVQI; encoded by the coding sequence ATGCGTCTGGGAAAACCCAATTTTTTATGTTTCAAGGATAAGGCTGAAATCATTTTATTTACGGTAGCATCAGCTTCGGTTTTGATTCTATTTCTAATAACTGTTTTTGTCTTTGAGGAGGGGGTACCAGCATTCATGAACATGGGGCTTTCAAACTTTTTGTTTGGGCAAAGGTGGGCACCATATTACAAGAGTTTTGGAGCTTTCCCGCTTCTTTACGGTTCGCTTATGATAGTTTTTGGGAGTCTTGTGATTTCAGTTCCGCTGGGTATTTTTACAGCGTTATTTCTGGCGGAATACGTTCCCCGTTGGCTGGGAGATTTGTTGAAGCCCATAATAGAGTTATTGGCTGCTATTCCATCTATAGTCTACGGATTTTTCGGGTTCGTGTTCTTGGCTCCTAGAATTATGGAATTTTTCGATTTAAGTGTTGGAAAGACAGCGCTAACAGCCTCAGTAATCTTGTCAATAATGACCGTGCCGACAATTGTAAGCATTTCCAGCGAAGTTATCTCTTCTGTTCCAAAGGAATACCGAAAGGCTTCATTTGCACTCGGTGCAACGAAATGGCAAACTTTGAAGTCTGTGGTTCTTCCAACAGCGAAACCAGGCATTGTAGCTTCCATACTATTGGCCTTTGGAAGAGCCATAGGGGAAACAGTAGCCGTTTTAATGGTGTGCGGATGCGTGCCTAAGATTCCGTCTCCGCCCTGGAACTATTTTGAATCAGTCCACACTCTGACAGCCGCCATAGCCTTAGAAATGGGAGAGGTTCCGTGGGAAAGCCTACACTATCACGCCCTGTTCGGGTTAGGTGCGATACTCTTCACTATTACCTTCATAGTCAATACCGTTGCGGATTTCATCATGAAAAAGGCTCCAAAAGGTGCGGTTCAAATATGA
- the pstA gene encoding phosphate ABC transporter permease PstA, protein MKAKFIKEKALSFLLVFPAVILLLAFLSIILFIGIKGLPAVNWKMLTTSVQKGGIFESVVGTLYLLAGTLLIATPLGVATAVYLVEYAPKGRVNRIITQALNNLAGVPSIVFGLFGYAFFCRFLGLGISLLSGWLTLTCMVLPIIVRGAQEALRMVPKSFRAAAEALGAPKWRVIKDVVLPTATPGLATSTILGVSRVAGETAAILFTCSVFLMKGLPSTPFQPVMVLTYQLYTLLVASPSVSFDRAFAMALVLLGIVVVLNILAYLMRVHYRKKWKW, encoded by the coding sequence ATGAAAGCCAAATTTATTAAGGAAAAGGCGCTTTCGTTCTTGCTTGTTTTCCCAGCAGTCATTTTGCTTCTAGCTTTCCTTTCAATAATTCTGTTTATTGGAATTAAAGGCTTACCAGCAGTAAATTGGAAGATGTTGACAACAAGCGTTCAAAAGGGAGGAATCTTCGAATCGGTAGTGGGAACCCTTTACCTCTTAGCCGGAACCCTACTTATAGCCACACCGCTAGGCGTGGCTACAGCCGTATACCTCGTGGAATATGCTCCAAAAGGCCGAGTGAACCGAATAATTACACAAGCACTGAACAACTTGGCTGGAGTTCCCTCGATAGTTTTCGGGCTCTTCGGATATGCATTCTTCTGCAGATTTCTGGGGCTTGGAATATCCCTCCTTTCAGGATGGCTAACACTCACATGCATGGTGCTTCCAATCATAGTAAGGGGAGCCCAAGAAGCCCTAAGGATGGTGCCTAAAAGTTTCAGGGCAGCCGCCGAAGCCTTAGGAGCCCCGAAATGGAGAGTAATAAAAGATGTTGTCTTGCCAACCGCGACACCCGGGCTTGCAACAAGCACTATACTCGGAGTAAGCAGAGTTGCTGGCGAAACAGCAGCCATACTTTTCACATGCTCAGTTTTCTTAATGAAAGGATTGCCTTCTACGCCTTTTCAGCCCGTTATGGTTCTCACATACCAACTTTACACACTATTAGTAGCCAGCCCTAGCGTATCTTTCGACCGAGCTTTCGCAATGGCCCTTGTTCTACTCGGAATAGTTGTGGTACTCAATATCCTCGCATACTTGATGAGAGTGCACTACCGTAAAAAATGGAAGTGGTAG
- a CDS encoding MFS transporter gives MTYGECTLGKNGRVPSGFLLLCFMGAFAIFSSTMSKSPTLSWFSKFLGANDFEVGLIAAASTVTGIFVNVTAGSLSDVYGRRKLLTISGLIFASAPFLYLFVTEIWQLVLLRIYHGFATAIFMPVSLAFIADMFASRRGEVMGIFTSSTMIGRLLAPVVAGFLVSIQFLAPFQLAYLVCGFVGLIAMFSSLGIKSVSYEEAGERISVVKGLKAVIRNTEIIIVSSAEAATYFSIGAVETFMPIYSDIIGIEKWMTGLIMSLQILTIALLRPVAGLLSDRYGRKPFIMMGLAVSAISLLFLPFTTEFYSLLLVMIMHGLGISLTTSSTSPLISEISSKATVGLGMGALETIKDVGHATGPMVAGLFIGMLGYFPAFLVVDIVLASVMMVLYKGLRM, from the coding sequence TTGACCTATGGCGAATGCACATTGGGCAAGAATGGGAGAGTTCCAAGCGGTTTTCTTTTGCTTTGTTTTATGGGAGCCTTTGCCATATTCAGCTCGACAATGTCTAAGTCTCCTACTCTTTCGTGGTTTTCAAAATTCCTCGGTGCAAACGATTTTGAGGTGGGACTCATCGCCGCAGCAAGCACCGTTACTGGAATATTCGTCAATGTGACTGCTGGCTCCCTTTCTGACGTTTATGGAAGAAGAAAACTGCTAACAATTTCCGGATTGATTTTTGCTTCAGCTCCGTTTCTTTATCTTTTTGTCACTGAAATTTGGCAGTTGGTTCTGCTTAGGATATATCATGGGTTTGCAACAGCCATTTTTATGCCTGTTTCATTGGCTTTTATAGCTGACATGTTTGCTTCTCGTAGAGGAGAAGTGATGGGAATATTTACTTCTTCAACGATGATTGGTAGACTTTTAGCCCCCGTAGTTGCCGGTTTCTTGGTTTCCATCCAGTTTCTAGCTCCTTTCCAACTTGCCTACTTAGTTTGCGGTTTCGTAGGCCTTATAGCCATGTTTTCCTCTTTGGGAATAAAATCTGTAAGTTACGAGGAAGCTGGCGAAAGGATAAGCGTTGTTAAAGGCTTGAAGGCTGTTATAAGGAACACTGAGATAATCATAGTTAGCTCGGCTGAGGCGGCCACATACTTCAGTATAGGCGCCGTTGAAACTTTCATGCCAATTTATTCGGACATAATTGGAATTGAAAAATGGATGACCGGCCTGATTATGAGCTTACAGATACTAACCATAGCTCTTCTCAGACCCGTTGCCGGCTTACTTTCAGACCGTTATGGAAGAAAACCCTTCATAATGATGGGCCTAGCAGTCTCAGCAATAAGTTTGCTGTTCCTTCCGTTTACAACCGAATTCTACAGTTTACTACTCGTAATGATAATGCATGGACTCGGAATATCATTAACCACTTCTTCAACTTCTCCGCTAATTTCGGAAATATCTTCAAAGGCTACAGTTGGCTTAGGGATGGGTGCTTTGGAAACAATAAAAGACGTTGGTCACGCCACTGGCCCGATGGTAGCCGGACTTTTCATAGGAATGTTAGGATATTTCCCCGCTTTCCTAGTTGTAGATATAGTATTAGCTTCAGTTATGATGGTTCTGTATAAAGGGTTGAGAATGTAA
- a CDS encoding TIGR04084 family radical SAM/SPASM domain-containing protein, translating to MFYHVLLTTKCDLKCKYCYEKSLKEMETDFEAFRIDYSVPSKISYEIEALKSFIEKDPEAVIIFYGGEPLLCIEEMEKIMDMVKAKHFIIQTNGLHLDKVKAEYLKKLHTIFVSIDGDESLTDYYRGKGVYRKIMKNLRFIKETGFKGEIIARMTVMEETDIYKQVLWLLNNPDYSFSSVHWQIDAGFWRSDIPERLGKFRKWVEESYNPGVRKLVKFWIDCMEKKGEVLRIYPFLAVTESLLKGEKSLLRCGSGWINYSIQTDGHIIPCPIMSGMKDYYLGHIKNAHPLRLKKVYVGSPCTECEIFHECGGRCLYANLTKRWPDEAYKLVCRTIKNLIDSLKLGLPKVKKLISEGKISLKDFEHMKYNSCEVIP from the coding sequence ATGTTCTATCATGTGCTGTTGACAACTAAATGCGACTTGAAATGCAAATATTGCTATGAAAAATCGTTGAAAGAAATGGAAACTGATTTTGAAGCTTTCCGAATAGATTATTCGGTTCCAAGCAAAATAAGCTATGAAATAGAAGCTCTGAAAAGCTTTATTGAAAAAGACCCGGAAGCAGTTATCATTTTCTACGGCGGTGAGCCATTGCTTTGCATTGAAGAAATGGAAAAAATAATGGACATGGTGAAGGCAAAGCATTTCATAATTCAAACAAACGGGCTGCACTTAGACAAAGTTAAGGCAGAATACTTGAAAAAACTGCATACAATTTTTGTTTCAATAGACGGAGACGAGTCCTTAACAGATTATTATCGTGGGAAGGGTGTTTACCGAAAAATCATGAAGAATCTTCGGTTTATCAAAGAAACCGGGTTTAAAGGCGAAATAATTGCAAGAATGACGGTAATGGAAGAAACAGATATTTACAAACAAGTTTTATGGCTTTTAAATAATCCAGACTATTCTTTTTCTTCTGTTCATTGGCAAATTGACGCTGGATTCTGGAGAAGCGACATACCCGAAAGACTTGGAAAGTTTAGGAAATGGGTTGAGGAAAGCTATAATCCAGGCGTCCGAAAACTTGTTAAATTTTGGATAGACTGTATGGAAAAGAAAGGGGAAGTTTTAAGGATTTATCCATTTTTGGCTGTTACAGAGTCCCTTTTGAAGGGTGAGAAAAGTCTCTTACGTTGCGGTTCGGGGTGGATAAACTATAGTATACAGACTGACGGCCACATTATTCCATGTCCAATAATGAGCGGAATGAAAGACTACTATTTAGGCCACATAAAGAATGCTCATCCGCTTAGGCTGAAAAAAGTATATGTTGGAAGTCCATGCACAGAATGCGAAATATTCCATGAGTGCGGGGGAAGATGCCTCTATGCAAACTTAACTAAACGTTGGCCAGACGAAGCTTACAAGCTTGTTTGTAGGACTATTAAAAACTTGATTGATTCGTTAAAACTGGGGTTGCCAAAAGTTAAGAAGCTCATATCTGAGGGAAAGATAAGCCTAAAAGATTTTGAACATATGAAGTATAACAGTTGCGAGGTGATTCCATAA
- the sdhB gene encoding succinate dehydrogenase iron-sulfur subunit: MSTKVEKIVEFEIHRFDPETKRKYVSTYKVPIRKGMTLLDALMYIRDNLDGTLAFRSSCRMGICGSCGIQVNGKPMLACYTQVLHLNADRLVIEPLQNFPVIKDLVVDFKPFFGTYERIKSVLIKPEEELKKPAEFIQLPKDLKKIWDLALCTKCGICYSSCPAAIDERFLGPSTLTTNYRFIIDTRDEGAEERLKAAADNIWLCTSCNSCTLFCPKEVDASSSVVEERSLIVETGNIPRTVMDVLTSVMRYHNPMGRYPTKRMEWAEGLNIKTYPQVTKADVLYFVCCLTAYDTRHQEIAKSMASLFNRLGIDFAVLGNEEWCCGDHILRLGEKGLFEELAEHNVSMFKKFEANRIVTLSPHCYDAFKNQKPYSDMGLNVQHYTQLLADAIEKGKLAPSKPINKKVTYHDPCFLGKRNGIFEEPRKILESIKGLELVEMKRNRENSFCCGGGAGRVWTEDATPEKRPCVERVKEALETGAEIIATACPFCVSTLEDATKVLDVENKIIVRDIAELVKEAL, from the coding sequence ATGAGCACAAAAGTCGAGAAGATAGTTGAATTTGAGATTCATCGTTTTGACCCTGAAACTAAGAGAAAATATGTTTCAACCTATAAGGTTCCAATTCGAAAGGGAATGACGCTTCTCGACGCTTTAATGTATATTAGAGATAACCTTGACGGAACACTTGCGTTCAGATCCTCGTGTAGAATGGGAATTTGTGGAAGCTGCGGCATACAAGTGAATGGAAAACCTATGCTTGCATGCTATACGCAGGTGCTTCACCTAAACGCTGACAGGCTTGTTATTGAGCCTCTACAAAACTTTCCAGTTATAAAGGACTTGGTAGTTGACTTCAAACCGTTCTTTGGCACGTATGAACGAATCAAAAGTGTTTTAATAAAGCCTGAAGAAGAACTGAAAAAGCCAGCTGAATTTATACAGCTTCCCAAAGACCTCAAGAAGATATGGGATTTAGCGCTTTGCACCAAATGTGGAATATGCTACTCCTCATGTCCAGCTGCAATAGACGAAAGATTCCTTGGACCATCTACACTGACCACGAACTACAGATTCATCATAGACACTCGTGATGAAGGTGCAGAAGAAAGATTGAAAGCTGCAGCCGACAATATATGGCTATGCACCTCATGCAATTCATGTACGCTTTTCTGCCCAAAAGAAGTCGATGCGTCATCTTCAGTTGTTGAAGAACGAAGCCTAATAGTTGAAACTGGCAACATACCGCGAACAGTTATGGACGTACTCACAAGTGTAATGAGATACCATAATCCGATGGGGAGATATCCAACCAAAAGAATGGAGTGGGCTGAAGGCTTAAACATTAAAACCTATCCTCAAGTTACAAAAGCCGATGTCCTATATTTTGTCTGCTGCCTAACAGCCTACGACACTAGACATCAAGAAATAGCCAAGTCTATGGCTTCCCTGTTTAACCGTTTAGGCATAGACTTTGCAGTTTTAGGCAACGAAGAATGGTGCTGCGGAGACCACATATTAAGGCTTGGCGAGAAAGGCCTATTCGAAGAATTAGCTGAACACAACGTGTCTATGTTCAAAAAGTTTGAAGCAAACAGAATTGTAACATTATCTCCCCACTGCTATGATGCATTCAAAAACCAGAAACCCTACTCTGACATGGGCCTCAATGTCCAGCATTACACACAACTCCTAGCAGACGCAATAGAAAAAGGCAAACTAGCGCCTTCAAAGCCAATAAACAAGAAAGTTACCTATCATGATCCATGCTTCTTGGGTAAGCGTAACGGAATCTTCGAGGAACCGAGGAAGATTCTGGAGTCAATAAAAGGCTTAGAACTTGTTGAGATGAAAAGAAACCGAGAGAACAGCTTCTGCTGCGGAGGAGGAGCTGGAAGAGTTTGGACTGAAGACGCCACGCCGGAGAAAAGGCCATGTGTAGAAAGGGTTAAAGAGGCGCTTGAAACAGGTGCGGAAATAATTGCTACGGCATGTCCATTCTGCGTATCTACACTAGAAGATGCAACAAAAGTTCTAGACGTAGAAAACAAAATAATCGTAAGAGACATTGCCGAATTGGTAAAAGAAGCGCTATAA
- a CDS encoding uracil-DNA glycosylase, with protein MKRFYEEGKLDEKWIKNYCMGDYESCVRYQMEEKGIPHPDNMLPDGKIDENLK; from the coding sequence ATGAAGAGATTTTATGAAGAAGGAAAACTGGACGAGAAATGGATTAAAAACTACTGCATGGGAGACTATGAAAGTTGTGTTAGATATCAAATGGAAGAGAAAGGCATCCCTCATCCCGATAATATGCTTCCAGACGGAAAAATAGATGAAAATTTAAAATAA